In Clarias gariepinus isolate MV-2021 ecotype Netherlands chromosome 9, CGAR_prim_01v2, whole genome shotgun sequence, a single window of DNA contains:
- the dnajc5aa gene encoding dnaJ (Hsp40) homolog, subfamily C, member 5aa isoform X1, whose product MTEQQRQRTLSTSGESLYHVLGVDKLATNDDIKKSYRKLALKYHPDKNPDNPEAADKFKEINNAHAILNDPTKRNIYDKYGSLGLYVAEQFGEENVNTYFVLSSWWAKALFVFCGLATGCYFCCCLCCCCNCCCGKCKPRPPERPDQEFYVSPEDLEAQLQSDEREAGGGEPIVLQPSATETTQLTSDGHHTTYRTDTGFN is encoded by the exons ATGACTGAGCAGCAGAGACAGCGCACCCTCTCCACCTCTGGAGAGTCCCTCTATCATGTGCTGGGTGTCGACAAACTGGCCACTAATGATGACATCAAGAAGTCTTACAG GAAACTAGCCCTGAAATACCACCCTGACAAGAACCCAGACAATCCTGAGGCAGCGGACAAGTTTAAAGAGATCAACAACGCTCATGCCATCCTGAACGACCCTACCAAGCGCAACATTTATGACAAGTACGGCTCCCTAGGGCTCTACGTAGCCGAGCAGTTTGGAGAGGAGAATGTCAACACTTACTTTGTCCTGTCCAGCTGGTGGGCCAAG GCGCTCTTTGTGTTCTGCGGCTTGGCTACGGGCTGCTATTTCTGCTGCTGTCTGTGTTGTTGCTGTAACTGCTGCTGTGGGAAGTGTAAACCACGGCCACCAGAGAGACCCGACCAAGAGTTCTACGTCTCTCCCGAAGACCTGGAGGCTCAGCTGCAGTCTGACGAGAGAG AGGCTGGTGGAGGTGAGCCCATTGTCCTGCAACCGTCAGCCACAGAGACCACCCAGCTAACATCCGATGGCCACCACACCACCTACCGGACCGACACCGGCTTCAACTAA
- the tpd52l2a gene encoding tpd52 like 2a isoform X5: MDAGDRGFSSEGGASGITLPPGLTQEEGLELEMELIKVEDEIQTLRHVLSAKERHAADIRRRLGISPLSELKTNITKGWQDVQTSNAYMKTSQTFGDLNQRITSSNIYLTASATLEDISRSDAYKKTQETLSQAGMLTSSAFSSLGDAIRSRLVEIRNSPAFKNMEDKMSKPAEGSTKGDDA; encoded by the exons ATGGACGCAGGGGACAGAG GTTTTTCAAGTGAGGGTGGAGCAAGTGGAATAACTTTACCACCAGGCCTGACCCAGGAAGAAGGTTTGGAACTGGAAATGGAGCTTATTAAG GTGGAGGATGAAATTCAGACACTGAGGCATGTTCTTTCGGCCAAAGAGAGACATGCTGCGGACATCAGGAGGAGGTTGGGCATAAGCCCTCTGTCTGAATTAAAAACCAACATCACCAAGGGCTGGCAAGACGTCCAGACGTCTAATGC TTATATGAAAACTTCACAGACTTTTGGGGATTTGAATCAAAGAATTACATCATCTAACAT ttaCCTTACAGCATCTGCTACTTTGGAAGACATAAGTCGTTCTGACGC GTATAAGAAAACTCAGGAGACTCTGTCCCAGGCTGGTATGTTAACATCCTCTGCTTTCTCATCACTGGGTGATGCAATCAGAAGCAGACTGGTAGAGATAAG gAATTCACCAGCATTTAAAAACATGGAGGACAAAATG TCCAAGCCAGCTGAAGGGAGCACAAAAGGTGACGATGCATAA
- the tpd52l2a gene encoding tpd52 like 2a isoform X3 has translation MDAGDRGFSSEGGASGITLPPGLTQEEGLELEMELIKVEDEIQTLRHVLSAKERHAADIRRRLGISPLSELKTNITKGWQDVQTSNAYMKTSQTFGDLNQRITSSNIYLTASATLEDISRSDAYKKTQETLSQAGMLTSSAFSSLGDAIRSRLVEISSSSMRHSLSMPTMRNSPAFKNMEDKMSKPAEGSTKGDDA, from the exons ATGGACGCAGGGGACAGAG GTTTTTCAAGTGAGGGTGGAGCAAGTGGAATAACTTTACCACCAGGCCTGACCCAGGAAGAAGGTTTGGAACTGGAAATGGAGCTTATTAAG GTGGAGGATGAAATTCAGACACTGAGGCATGTTCTTTCGGCCAAAGAGAGACATGCTGCGGACATCAGGAGGAGGTTGGGCATAAGCCCTCTGTCTGAATTAAAAACCAACATCACCAAGGGCTGGCAAGACGTCCAGACGTCTAATGC TTATATGAAAACTTCACAGACTTTTGGGGATTTGAATCAAAGAATTACATCATCTAACAT ttaCCTTACAGCATCTGCTACTTTGGAAGACATAAGTCGTTCTGACGC GTATAAGAAAACTCAGGAGACTCTGTCCCAGGCTGGTATGTTAACATCCTCTGCTTTCTCATCACTGGGTGATGCAATCAGAAGCAGACTGGTAGAGATAAG CAGCTCCTCCATGCGCCACTCCTTAAGTATGCCCACTATGAG gAATTCACCAGCATTTAAAAACATGGAGGACAAAATG TCCAAGCCAGCTGAAGGGAGCACAAAAGGTGACGATGCATAA
- the tpd52l2a gene encoding tpd52 like 2a isoform X1, whose amino-acid sequence MDAGDRGFSSEGGASGITLPPGLTQEEGLELEMELIKVEDEIQTLRHVLSAKERHAADIRRRLGISPLSELKTNITKGWQDVQTSNAYMKTSQTFGDLNQRITSSNIYLTASATLEDISRSDAYKKTQETLSQAGMLTSSAFSSLGDAIRSRLVEIRALTYTPPSGSSSMRHSLSMPTMRNSPAFKNMEDKMSKPAEGSTKGDDA is encoded by the exons ATGGACGCAGGGGACAGAG GTTTTTCAAGTGAGGGTGGAGCAAGTGGAATAACTTTACCACCAGGCCTGACCCAGGAAGAAGGTTTGGAACTGGAAATGGAGCTTATTAAG GTGGAGGATGAAATTCAGACACTGAGGCATGTTCTTTCGGCCAAAGAGAGACATGCTGCGGACATCAGGAGGAGGTTGGGCATAAGCCCTCTGTCTGAATTAAAAACCAACATCACCAAGGGCTGGCAAGACGTCCAGACGTCTAATGC TTATATGAAAACTTCACAGACTTTTGGGGATTTGAATCAAAGAATTACATCATCTAACAT ttaCCTTACAGCATCTGCTACTTTGGAAGACATAAGTCGTTCTGACGC GTATAAGAAAACTCAGGAGACTCTGTCCCAGGCTGGTATGTTAACATCCTCTGCTTTCTCATCACTGGGTGATGCAATCAGAAGCAGACTGGTAGAGATAAG GGCTTTGACTTACACGCCCCCATCAGG CAGCTCCTCCATGCGCCACTCCTTAAGTATGCCCACTATGAG gAATTCACCAGCATTTAAAAACATGGAGGACAAAATG TCCAAGCCAGCTGAAGGGAGCACAAAAGGTGACGATGCATAA
- the dnajc5aa gene encoding dnaJ (Hsp40) homolog, subfamily C, member 5aa isoform X2 has protein sequence MTEQQRQRTLSTSGESLYHVLGVDKLATNDDIKKSYRKLALKYHPDKNPDNPEAADKFKEINNAHAILNDPTKRNIYDKYGSLGLYVAEQFGEENVNTYFVLSSWWAKALFVFCGLATGCYFCCCLCCCCNCCCGKCKPRPPERPDQEFYVSPEDLEAQLQSDERDRG, from the exons ATGACTGAGCAGCAGAGACAGCGCACCCTCTCCACCTCTGGAGAGTCCCTCTATCATGTGCTGGGTGTCGACAAACTGGCCACTAATGATGACATCAAGAAGTCTTACAG GAAACTAGCCCTGAAATACCACCCTGACAAGAACCCAGACAATCCTGAGGCAGCGGACAAGTTTAAAGAGATCAACAACGCTCATGCCATCCTGAACGACCCTACCAAGCGCAACATTTATGACAAGTACGGCTCCCTAGGGCTCTACGTAGCCGAGCAGTTTGGAGAGGAGAATGTCAACACTTACTTTGTCCTGTCCAGCTGGTGGGCCAAG GCGCTCTTTGTGTTCTGCGGCTTGGCTACGGGCTGCTATTTCTGCTGCTGTCTGTGTTGTTGCTGTAACTGCTGCTGTGGGAAGTGTAAACCACGGCCACCAGAGAGACCCGACCAAGAGTTCTACGTCTCTCCCGAAGACCTGGAGGCTCAGCTGCAGTCTGACGAGAGAG ATCGTGGCTAA
- the tpd52l2a gene encoding tpd52 like 2a isoform X4, which yields MDAGDRGFSSEGGASGITLPPGLTQEEGLELEMELIKVEDEIQTLRHVLSAKERHAADIRRRLGISPLSELKTNITKGWQDVQTSNAYLTASATLEDISRSDAYKKTQETLSQAGMLTSSAFSSLGDAIRSRLVEIRALTYTPPSGSSSMRHSLSMPTMRNSPAFKNMEDKMSKPAEGSTKGDDA from the exons ATGGACGCAGGGGACAGAG GTTTTTCAAGTGAGGGTGGAGCAAGTGGAATAACTTTACCACCAGGCCTGACCCAGGAAGAAGGTTTGGAACTGGAAATGGAGCTTATTAAG GTGGAGGATGAAATTCAGACACTGAGGCATGTTCTTTCGGCCAAAGAGAGACATGCTGCGGACATCAGGAGGAGGTTGGGCATAAGCCCTCTGTCTGAATTAAAAACCAACATCACCAAGGGCTGGCAAGACGTCCAGACGTCTAATGC ttaCCTTACAGCATCTGCTACTTTGGAAGACATAAGTCGTTCTGACGC GTATAAGAAAACTCAGGAGACTCTGTCCCAGGCTGGTATGTTAACATCCTCTGCTTTCTCATCACTGGGTGATGCAATCAGAAGCAGACTGGTAGAGATAAG GGCTTTGACTTACACGCCCCCATCAGG CAGCTCCTCCATGCGCCACTCCTTAAGTATGCCCACTATGAG gAATTCACCAGCATTTAAAAACATGGAGGACAAAATG TCCAAGCCAGCTGAAGGGAGCACAAAAGGTGACGATGCATAA
- the tpd52l2a gene encoding tpd52 like 2a isoform X2 has translation MDAGDRGFSSEGGASGITLPPGLTQEEGLELEMELIKVEDEIQTLRHVLSAKERHAADIRRRLGISPLSELKTNITKGWQDVQTSNAYMKTSQTFGDLNQRITSSNIYLTASATLEDISRSDAYKKTQETLSQAGMLTSSAFSSLGDAIRSRLVEIRALTYTPPSGSSMRHSLSMPTMRNSPAFKNMEDKMSKPAEGSTKGDDA, from the exons ATGGACGCAGGGGACAGAG GTTTTTCAAGTGAGGGTGGAGCAAGTGGAATAACTTTACCACCAGGCCTGACCCAGGAAGAAGGTTTGGAACTGGAAATGGAGCTTATTAAG GTGGAGGATGAAATTCAGACACTGAGGCATGTTCTTTCGGCCAAAGAGAGACATGCTGCGGACATCAGGAGGAGGTTGGGCATAAGCCCTCTGTCTGAATTAAAAACCAACATCACCAAGGGCTGGCAAGACGTCCAGACGTCTAATGC TTATATGAAAACTTCACAGACTTTTGGGGATTTGAATCAAAGAATTACATCATCTAACAT ttaCCTTACAGCATCTGCTACTTTGGAAGACATAAGTCGTTCTGACGC GTATAAGAAAACTCAGGAGACTCTGTCCCAGGCTGGTATGTTAACATCCTCTGCTTTCTCATCACTGGGTGATGCAATCAGAAGCAGACTGGTAGAGATAAG GGCTTTGACTTACACGCCCCCATCAGG CTCCTCCATGCGCCACTCCTTAAGTATGCCCACTATGAG gAATTCACCAGCATTTAAAAACATGGAGGACAAAATG TCCAAGCCAGCTGAAGGGAGCACAAAAGGTGACGATGCATAA